In a single window of the Mustelus asterias chromosome 3, sMusAst1.hap1.1, whole genome shotgun sequence genome:
- the neu4 gene encoding sialidase-4 produces the protein MSSRYVPAKTILFEQDKKGLTYRIPALFYLSGSGTILAFAEERMSPADADANLLVLRRGKVSRTHVEWEDMKTLHSAHLEGHRSMNPCPVYDHSTNTLFLLFIAILGRTTETYQLITGNNVTRLCCVSSTDQGQSWSALIDLTNPTIGCSIEEWATFALGPGHGIQLKSGRLVIPAYAYRIDSKECFGRICRCSPHSFTFYSDDHGKVWKFGNFIDNLETVECQVVSVDGEGGHNVLYCNARTPLNFRAQALSADGGAVFQDGQFIPKLVEPPRGCHGSVIGFPAPMIPWCEELSVKHGFHSANQQLAHPPHKRLSFDFRTPTWVLYSHPTSPASRLHLGVYLSTFPQDPSSWTEPWIIHEGPSAYSDLAFIELASTKVHEAQLPAVAFACLYECGFKSAHEKIAFSLFTMRELLHNIPHLPTQSQVEFSTTTSSVCCPIT, from the exons ATGAGCTCCCGCTATGTCCCTGCTAAGACCATATTATTCGAACAGGATAAGAAGGGGCTCACATACCGGATCCCCGCTCTCTTCTATCTGTCCGGTTCAGGGACCATCCTTGCTTTCGCTGAAGAGAGAATGAGTCCGGCTGATGCTGACGCGAATCTGCTGGTGCTTCGCCGAGGGAAGGTCTCCAGGACCCATGTGGAG TGGGAGGATATGAAAACtctccactctgcccacctggaaGGTCACAGGTCCATGAACCCATGCCCTGTGTATGATCATTCCACCAACACACTCTTCCTTCTCTTCATTGCAATCCTGGGGCGCACCACAGAAACGTATCAACTTATTACGGGCAACAATGTGACTCGCCTCTGCTGTGTGAGCAGCACTGACCAGGGCCAGAGCTGGAGTGCCCTGATTGACCTGACTAACCCCACCATTGGCTGCTCCATTGAAGAATGGGCAACCTTCGCTTTGGGCCCGGGGCATGGGATCCAGCTCAAGTCTGGGAGACTTGTTATCCCGGCATATGCCTATCGCATTGACTCGAAGGAATGTTTTGGAAGAATCTGCAGGTGTAGCCCTCATTCCTTCACTTTCTACAGTGATGACCATGGCAAGGTCTGGAAGTTTGGAAACTTCATCGACAACCTGGAGACTGTGGAGTGCCAGGTGGTTTCGGTGGATGGGGAGGGTGGCCACAATGTCCTGTACTGTAATGCCAGGACACCATTGAATTTCAGAGCTCAGGCACTCAGCGCAGATGGTGGTGCTGTCTTCCAGGACGGGCAGTTCATTCCAAAGCTGGTGGAACCACCCCGGGGATGCCATGGAAGTGTCATTGGTTTTCCAGCCCCCATGATCCCATGGTGTGAAGAGCTATCAGTCAAGCATGGCTTCCACTCTGCAAACCAGCAGCTAGCACACCCTCCGCATAAACGCTTGAGTTTCGACTTCCGGACTCCAACTTGGGTCCTCTACTCTCACCCAACAAGTCCAGCGTCACGGCTCCACCTCGGAGTTTATCTCAGTACGTTCCCGCAGGACCCCAGCAGCTGGACGGAGCCCTGGATTATCCATGAAGGACCCAGTGCTTACTCGGACCTGGCATTTATAGAGTTGGCCTCCACCAAAGTTCATGAGGCTCAACTCCCAGCAGTGGCGTTTGCCTGCCTTTATGAATGTGGATTCAAATCGGCACATGAGAAAATAGCGTTTAGCCTGTTTACAATGCGTGAGTTACTGCACAATATTCCACACTTGCCCACACAATCCCAGGTGGAGTTCAGCACCACGACCAGTTCTGTCTGCTGTCCCATTACATGA